In Sphingobacterium sp. SRCM116780, the genomic stretch ATTTTTAGTTTGGATATGTCAGAATGTCTATTTCACAAAACTCCTAAATTACATTTGTTGTTTGGGAGTTTTCGTGCTATTGAGACCATTTTGGCACGGTGGGCAAATTGTAACAGAAATCCACCTGTTCCCTCGTATCACAGAATTTCATTTTTAAACTAAAAGCTAGATCCAAAGTCTTGAGGAATTGGTGAATGCATTGACGAATTGGGGGATTCAGCAAAAAGCTAAAATAACAAATTCCAATATTATTTTCGAACATTATAGTTCCTGTAAACAACAATTTCGGAATACATTAAAATAATTCCTACATTCTGACAGAAAAGTTTAGGAATCCACGAACAGATTATAAGTCTACATCTTCAAAAATACTTACATCCTTCGTACCTAGTATACCATCCTTTAACTCACTTTCATTTTCATAGAGAGAATTCTCCTTTTCATCACTCTCTTCGATTTTATTATCCTCTATCCAAGCATCTATTTCTTCCATTTGTGATTGAACAAGCATGCCAATTTCAGGCATGGTCTCCTCATAATAATTTTCGAGAAGCCACAATTTATCCTTAAGTTCACTCATATGATATTCAGCATCTTCACCGTCCTTAAACTCCTTTTTTGCTTCTAGCAGTAGGGCTGTAAGATTCGGTATCAAGACCTCCTTAACTCCCGCTTCCAACTCCGTCTTCTCTTTTTCAGTCAAAAGTTGATGGCCTTTTCCAGAACCTAAAATGTCGAGTTTTTTCCCAGTAAAGGCAGTTCTCAAAAGCTCTTGGGCGACTAATTGCCTATTTATATCTGGTAAAAGTCCATACTCAAATAGCTTTATCGCCAGGTCAAGCTCAGGATTATAGCTATAGTTATGTTTCGCCAGATTAATTACATCAAAAATCTTTGGATTTTCTCTTATATAAAGTTCTAAAAATTGTTTTGAACACCTGTTAGAAAGAAAAACCAAAAGTCGGTCCTTAGCATAAAAGTTAGCGTGTGATTCAGATTTAAAATCTTCACTTTTTTTATAGTTCATTAACTTCTGAATAATGTTTGGAAATAAAGACCTTGGAACGATGGTAGCACCTTTTAACTTAATATCACCACATGTGATCTGGCTTAGCATTTTGTCAACCCGGCTTCCAATTATAAAAATTTTAAGTAATTCAAGATCTTTAACTATATATTTTGCAAAAGCGTCACCAATTGTTGGATGCTTATATTTCCATATGACCTCATCAGATATGTAGGCTTTGTGTACCATACTTCCATCCATGGCAGTAAGAGCCTGTTTACAACCATGTTCATCTGCTCCTAATTGCTTTATAGTATGTAAATCCTCTTCATTTAAATCTAAAGGTGAAGAAAGATTATCGTTATTAATATATATTAATGCCAGAGCTGCGATACTATTTCTATCCAGCCCTTCTATAACATCCAATAGAAAACCCTCCTGTGTAGAAACAAATTTTACAATGCTTTGAGAGCCTAAATTAAGTTTTTTCGTGAAATATGGGTCAGAAAGTCTCCTTGCAGTTTCCGGAATAAACATATTCATTTCACTTACAGAATCAAGAAAAGGTTTAATGGCAGATTTATATGCAATAGGCTGCTTCCCCATTTTCATATGGTTATACAACATTTGTTTCTTCTCTTCTAATTTAAGATCTTTCACATCGATAACGACTTGACTTTCATTAAATAGAGGAAACATATTCTTTTTTAGATCTTTCTTTGCTAAATTGTATATATAATCGCGCGAGGTCATTACAATTTTTGCTCCCTTCATTAACATTGCTGAAATTTGAGGTAGCCACATATTCCACTCGTGGCATAAAGGCGCTTCATAACGTGTTTTCCCAAAAGCATCATCTATCCAGAAAAATTGATTTGGATCATGTGGATTCCAGTGTTCTACCACCTTCTCTGCTCTACCTACCATAAAAGTCGAAGCTTTCCAATGATCTAATGCACCCATTGCTAAAAGACTAGCAATAGTACTCTTACCTGTTGCGGCTTCCCCAATCAGTAGAACAAAATTCTGTTCTTCTATAGCTTTAACAGACTTTTTGTAAGCCCCTGTGATCACAACCTTTTCTAATTCAAATTTTAAAGTATCAAGATAAGCCTTTCCCTGCTCGTAGACACGCTCATCCAAAATTTGGGACAAATCCCCTAGCCCGTATACTCTCGGTACTAATTTACGTAATCGTGCGTTTTCCGTAATCTGTTGGGTAATCCATTCTGTACCGAATATCAAAACTTCTTTTACCCCTTTATCCTTAAATGCCTTCTTTAACTTTCCTTCTGTCTGGCCAGATAACTTAGAGTTAGTCATAATGATATATAGATCACATTCTCCCTTTTGAACAAGTTTTTCAACCTTTTGAATCTCTTCCTTAAAAACTGCAGTACCGCATTTTGAGTCAGGAATGGAAGAAAATTTACATTGAATAATAAAGGCTCCGGTATAGTTCTCATTTTCTGAGGGACTCCATTTACCTCTAAAACTTCCATCTTTACCCTCATCATTTGAAGGTGAAAAAATGTGTGCAGTCTGCCCTAATACTTCTCGAATAATAGAGTTGCATAGCTGTTGAAAACCATACCAGCCCAAAGAATGCAAATGATACATATGTTATTATATTTTATAGAAAATTCAAAACTAATTTAACTCTTAATAATAGCAAATTTTTTCACTGCTTTTCCAACTAAATCCATTTTTCTTCGAATGTGAAATAAAAGGGTGAATGAAGCTATTTATATTCAATTATCTTATTAAATTTTTGATCCTTTTTATAAGGATGAGCTATAAAAAACGTATCCCTTCTTTCATTCGTTTTAAAACGAACTTCGCGTTCCCCCCAAATAGTATAAACTAGCTTAGATTTTGTTTCAGTTAGAAACCGATCCAGTAAGTCTTTTCTGATGTACACGAAACTATCATTATTATTATAATCCTCAACATTTTGCAAGTGGATTGCGGCTAATTTCCCATCTTGATCAAATAAATCAAATGTTTGCGGCTCACATATAAGACCCAGCTGGTTCACAACCTCCTTTCCCAGAACCGTTGTATGCCCAGCATCATTAACAGGACTGTGATAACTTTCCCAATTATATTCCATTACCGGAAATAATATTTCAAAATCTTTAGTTACATCAACTTCAATTTCAATCTCTTCTGGCAAATTAGACTCGGTGTAATCTTCCAACCAAGACAAGTAAGTAAAGTAATCAGGTTCATATTTCTTGATCGTCCGTTTCTGCTTTTCAATATCGCATCGTAAATCAGCGTAATTGCTATACGTGGCCTCATCAATAGTATACAGTTCACCAGCGAAGGTGTGATGATTTTCCCGTTTTGCAGGGATATGAATCTGCGAAAAGTCTTGATCTTTTAATAGCTTGATTACCTCATCAAATTCCGAATTTTTAATAACCAACCCACGTATGACTATATAACTACTTCTTCCCGTTGATATCTCCTCCTGTCCAATGAAGGAATCCAAGCAAATCCAAGGCCCTGGGTTTCCGTTAATCTCCGTTACTTCCAGATACCCATTTAAATTAGGCATTCCCCCGTTTTCATACCATTCATTTAGAGATGTTGATCTATCACCCAATATGTCATCTTTAAAAAAGGGTTCATTTTCTAGTTTCTCAGGAAAGCTGGGGTCTATATTTGCATCTGATAGTCGAAAGCTATCCCAATCTTTCTCCAGCAAGCCAAGATCAGCACGTAATCCCGCATTTTCAAAGTATGCGATCCACGAATATTTTTTTCCATACCGCTCCACCTTGGCTTGCCTTGTTCTACCAATATTGTAATAATTAGCGTTTCCTAAGGCCCTTTCAAACTCAGCAAACAAATCTTTGCTCCACCCCAAGTCGTAGATCCGCGAATATATTTGTTTACGTACCTTAATTTTTTCCACTGGATTGGAATAGGCATGACCTCCCTTTACAATGCGTCCTAATGTGTAATTACTAAAATCCATTTGAATTGGCCCGTCGTATCCATATTCTTTTTCTCCATAATCGAATTCTTTTAATTCTCTGATACCACCAAAAGAATAAGGCGGTCTAATATTTTCTTGCTGTTTTGTCTTCAATAATTTAGGGTGATGTTTTAATCCAATTTCGATAAGCCTTCTGGCATAGTCCCTTGCTAATATATGAGTTGTTCCAAACGGTGCATTTTCGGCAAAAATCAGCTCATATAGAGATTTACATAGTCGAGGTAGCAGGTTAATACGAAAGTCTTCCCCAGATTTACAATTATATTGGGCCATTGCAATACCATAAGAAGCTGCCAACGTACGCTCCCAGATATATGGGTCATTGTACCCCAATGATTCCTCCACTAAAGCTATGAATTCCTCGGGAAACTTTATGCCATAAAAATAAAGAGCCCTCGTAACTTTATCACGTAAGGTTCTATCGGTGCTTGTTAAAAACCAGACAATAATTTTAGAGACTAATTTTTGCTTTCTTGACATTATGTCCGTTTCTGGACTGTTACTACGGCATTGATTTTCAAATTCAGAAATAAACTGTTCCAATTGATAGCTGTTCGTCCGAAGGTATTCCGTCCAAGTTATATCTCGTTCGTTCATCTTAAGTTTGGACAAAAGTTCACTAAAGAAAATGGCATTGAGCGGGTGATTTGCATCTCCAATTGTTTTAAGCGAAAGTCCAAAAATCAGGTTTTTATTGTCATTATCTATCAAAAAAACTTCACGTACTAAATCGATGTCGCTAGTTTTTACCAGCCTTCCTGGTAATACAAAAAGTGATTGGAACGATCTGTCAAATACATAGTCCGAATAAGCAATTAAATCAGTCAATCTGGCCTTCGCGAATTTCGGTAAATATTTAACAATCCTAAAATCGGAAAGTTTTATAAGCCAGTCCCCATACAGTAGCTGATGGAATGATATCCCTCTTAGCTGTGGCAATAACAAACATAATGCAGCTATAACGTCCTCAAAAAGTGGATGCTGACCTTCTCTAAGAAAGACTTGTCTGATAAATTTATTGCTCTTAAAATATGAAAGATTTGTATGATTATCAATCAAATTTTCAGCAATCATATAACCTGCAAGTACATCGTAAGTAAAACTGATATATTCAATTTCATTTCTAATATCCCTATTTATTACAAGTCCCTCATCAAGAAGGACATCTGCTTTTGATCGATCTTTCTCATAGCTAGCGTTCTCATCAATTAGGCTATAAAAATCTACGACCGTTAGTTCACGGAGATTGTTTACCCAGAGATAATTTGCCAATTTGTTTAGTGATACCGCAATAAAATCCTCATTGTTCCTAAAGATCGAATTTTGCCGAGTTACCTTCCTATTGATCTGGCTCAAGTACTCCTTAAAGATATCATAAGATGACTCTTCTTCGATGTTTACTGAAATTTCACCTGACCTCTTCCAATTAGGATTTTTTATTTCACAAAATATTTTAAGAAAGATAGGGTCGGCAAACTTCTCAATAGAAGCAAAAAATAAATCCGCTTTTAGTTTATATTTTGTGAAATATTTATCAACTGCTTCATGAATTGTTTCGAAATCACCGAAACCATCTATACGATGAAACTCTTCCTTAAAAGTATTATCCCAGATCCTATCCGCATAAGAACCTCGACAAGTGGTAAATATAACAATGTTCTTTGTCTGTAAAATCTTTGCTATGAAACCTTGCAAATGATTCCTCCAAATAGGCGAAAACAGTCTATTCGATACAGTCTCATTCAGACCATCTATAATTATAGGAATCCGTACATTATGGATTGCCCCATAAACTTCCATTGCATTCAAAAGGTCATCAAATGAATATTCTAGTGGTATGTCCAGAATTTTCCGGATTGCATCGCTAATACTGGTCTCATCTGTAAATTTGTCCCCTGTTAAAAATATAACAGGTTTCAAATCTATAATCCTGTTATAAGCAATATCGGTGGAAATATGGGTTTTACCTTTGGCCGCATCAGCAATTAAATGTAGCTGCCGCTGGGTTCCGTGAAAATAATTTCTAAAAAAACGACCATAAGTTTCTGAGAACTTTGACATTAATGAAGTTATACTCTCTGACTCTCGATAAGCACGTGACTTTTCATCAAAATTAAATTTATCAAGTTTAGTAAGGAAAGTATTCCAACTCGCTCTCAAATCTTCAGAACTAAATAGCGCGAGTTTTTCGGGTTCACAATTTTTGAAGCATTCATCAACAAAGTCAATTTTACTAAAACTAACTTTTACTAGATTTTCAAATTCATGACTAGCTGAAAAAAAATCTTTTCTTAGAGCTTCCTCCGCGGGACTGATCATTGTTTTATTATGAAATTCATGTAATTCGCTATGTACTTGAATGGCTATTTGCTGCAGATCACTTTTTAATTTTCCAGTTATGTTAATATAGTTCGAATCAAGCACCACACAATCTATTATCGATTTCGTAAACTGATCAATAGCGTGCAAATCCGGATCGTATTTATCCTTTACCTTCTCAAAATTTTCATAAAACTTTGCGGTAAACCATTCCTGACTTAGCTCTAGTTCTCCAAAAAAGAAATTACGTACTCCTACGTTTTTAGGCTCTTTTAAGAATGCAATAAATTGTGATTCTCCCCAAAATTCTAGCGATATTGACCTGTCCACAGGAATCTTTTTTATTAGCTCTTCGTCGAACCAATTCTTTTCCCCTTTACTAAACTTTCCTGACTTCTTTGAGGTACTCTCCGTTGTCAGGTCTGTTTTGAGGCAAACAAAATATCTGGTTAGATTTCCATGATTTCTTATCGCTGTTTCAAGTGACTCCGCAATAGCAACATCTCTTTTAGCTACACTCAGTCGACCAGTATCTCCAAAAAATTTGCATTGCCATCCCCACCTTTCACCTGTATCAAGATCCAAATAAAATTCTACGCCACCATCACCACCGCTGCCGTCAATAGCTGTGAATGTACCCATATGTCCATACTCTTTGATTGCAAGTTGATAACATAAATGTTCGAAACACTGGGTAGATTTCCCATTAAAAGGTTTAAGTCTGTTAAAGTCAACTTTATCAATTGTAATCATAAATTTAGTAATCTTGTTTTGCCAGCAACCCGAGAAAAGTTTCATTATTTTTCTATGACCTCCATCATCAAAAGCTATTTATCAGCTCACAATGAAATTCAACATCTTATTTGGCTAACCTATGCCATAATTCAATCTTATATTTTGAAGGAGTCAAAAGCTACGAATTGGTAAACTTTTACTTTTAATTAGGGTAAAATTGCATGATGCAGAAATTTACATCTATTTTGTTAATATTCCAATAATCAATAACCATTAAAGATCATAATTTTAGATCTTAAGTAAAAACGTTGCATTTTAATATCGTGTGGCTTAAATATCGATTTAGGTATATGTTTAGTGGAATTTATTTCAAAGTAATTCACCATCAAAATTACTGTCGATTATAAGAAATATAAAAAAGCCCCATTATGCAATGCCCCCAAAAAGTTAGACACTTTCTGGGGGCATTTTTATGATAAAGAAAAAGAAACACAGTTTTGCATTCAAACTGCATTGTGTAAGACAAATGTCGGAACAATACCGTTCCGCAAAATCGCTGTCAGAAGAATATGGGATTACCAATTCACTGTTCAAAGATTGGCTTAGCGTATACCAACACCAAGGAGTGCCTGGGCTTCTTTCCAGAAAAGGAAAAAGAGTTTTTAGTTCTCAGTTCAAACTGTCGGTACTGACAGCAATTCATAAAGATTATAATCCAGTCCTAAGTCCTGCATAATGATTTTACCAGTAATTCTATCGATTGCGAAATCATCCATTTCAAATTTACCAAAGTAAATATAATCTTCGGTCTCCTCTAATATTTCTTTAAAAGTGATCATTCCGATTTCCAATTTAGAGCAATTGTAATTTTCAACCAACTGTATTACTGGGATGGTGGAAACACTTAAATCACCTTTATAATCTACTATATAATTGTTTTTTAGTCCTTCTATCGCGTGGTCAGAAATACCTTGTTCTTTCAATAAATCGACGTCTATCTTAATATTTTTTAGTCCTTCGACAAAATCATTTGCTTTCATTTTAAATTTAATCTTAGAATCTTTACTAATATCAAGATTATAATAATTTATATTTTATTCTATTTTTATTAATGATCGATCATTTATATAATTTAGATAAGAGAAACTTTTGGTTTCTAATAAATAATAATAATCATAGAGTGTTTCGTTAACTTTTAATCTACTCATATTATATCCTTCGATATTGGATCTACTCAAATATTTAGAAGGCACTGACACTTTACCCCAAATCCCATCAATGAAAATGATTGACAACTCCTTAGTTGAATCTTTTAATCTATAAAATGTACCATTATTTCTTAAACTATTTTCAAAACAATCATTTACAATTTCTTCAATTTTCAATCTTAATGGAGATTGAAGCGCTAATTTTAAAAATGCATTTAGTTCAATCACTTTCATTTTTTCTAAAAAAGAAGTTGGAATAAACAAATCTGTATGTGATGGTTCTTTTTCTTGTTTGTAAATCGATGAAAAATTTTCATTTTTGAGCTTTTCAATTGGAATAAATAGAAACTTACGCGGTATATCGGATCCTTCTTTTAAAACTTCGTGATTTCCCTCAATTATTAAATATCCCTGTATTCTCATTTTTTTAGTGAAATCAATAGAATCCAATTTCTGACCAGAAGCAAATACTGGGATTAAAAAACTAAAAAGAAAAAATATTATATAATTTTTCATATCATCTTGCTTTATATATAGCTCCAGGTGCACCTGAATCTGTGTTTTTAATAATGTTTCTTACTTCCTTTGGTGTTAAATACATTGACTCTAAAGAATTAGGATTACCTACACGACCCATAATCGCACGTATTCCGCTACTATTTACAGTTGGATACTTATAATTATAAGTACCAGTTCCTACCTCACCACTGGAACTCGCCTTTCCTATTTCTTTAATATCTAATTGGCTCATGATACTCCCTGGATCTCCATGACTTGCACCTAAATTATGGCCAATTTCATGAACAAAAGTTCCTGTCATAAGTTTCATTTTGTCACCTCCCGGATTAGTTGTTAGTAGATTTTCAACTTTTTCTCTATTTATTTTAACAGTAGTACTTGTTGCATTTCCTATATCTTTTCCACTCGATTGGCCATTACTGATAACATTACCATATTGATATTCCTTCCCATCTACTTCCACCTTATCTTTATAGGCGAAATCATGTGCTGTCCCAGCGTCCTGTGCATCAACTTTAATAGATTTAAGTTCAAAAACTGAAAAGTATGTTGTCCCATCTTTATCCTTAAAAGTATGTGCATTTCCACCATTATTATATTCTGCTATTGCCTTATTCAAAGCTGCTACTTGATCTTCTTCTAAATCATAATAGTAATAATTAGCTTTAATCCTAAATGGGTCGTCTAATGTTCCTGTACCAGTAACTATACCGTCCTTTCCATTTGGATCTATAACCATAACAGGATTATTAAATCCATAAGCGTAAGGTGAGTGGGAACCATAAAGAGCCGCATTGGGATCCACAACATTCCATCTTCCAATTTCTGCATCATAGAATCTAGCCCCATAATCTAACTGTCCTTCAAAAACATAAGAACTTCCCAAGGTATGTGTACCCAAACTTAGGTCATCCTGCATCTCCTTGCCATTATAAAGATACTTATTATTTATACTGGTTGCAATAGGTTTAGTCTTGCCAAATGGATAGTAATCTTGCTTCTGTACCACCGCTACAACTGGTACTGTGGGAGTTCCTGCCTGCTTGATCACCGAGCGTACATTACCAAGATTGTCAGTCAGGTTGTAGTAATAACTATAGGTTCCTGTTCCGTTCAACAAAAAACCTTCTTCTGTAGCGATCCGGTCAATTGTACTGGTAGCCGCACCCAGTTTACTATATTCGATTCCGTTCACATAATCCTGCTCTGTTGTAACTGCCCCAACTACCGCGGTTTTTTTCAGCTTATTACCCTCCGCATCATACAGATAAGTGACCGTTCTTCCTGTTATTGTTGCAGATTTCGGCAAATTTAACTGATTGTAGATAAAAGCCATACCTGTACGGTCTTTAGTTGCATTACCATTGCCATCATAAGTGAATGTCCCAGTCAATCCCCCGGTCAGACTCAAAAGCCTATTACTCTTGTTCGCATTGTTATAAGTATAGGTCGTCGTGCTGGTTGTAGTAGTATTGTCAATATTACGTGTAAGAGTCCTGATATTTCCCATATCATCATAGGTCAACGCTTCACTCATAATCGTTCCAGTACTGGTACCATTCTTTAACCTATTTAGGCCATCATAGGTATAGGTAAAAATACTGCTCGTCGTTGCTGCATGCCCCCATAACTGCTGGGCGATATTACCATTGTACTGCGCATTGGGAAGTACCGTTGAACCTGCACTGTTCACATTATAATTTAGCTCGTAAGTAAACTGTGGAGAAGATGTTTTAGTTCCCCATCCACGTTCGTTGTACGAATAAGCCATATTGGTGAGAAAGTTCGTTCCATTATTTTCACTATGGATATCCTTGCTCTTAAGCTGACCGATTTCGTTGTAGGCTAGTTTGCTCTGAATAATCTCTGCTTGTGCATTCACTTTCTTTTTCGTGGTCAGGAGCCTGCCTACGTGGTCATATATATTCGTGGTTAGGACTGTAGTAGCTGTACCAGTGACAGGCTTGTGCTCACGCTTAGTGGTCAACAGTTCTCCTGTAAAACTATACGTATTGGTGACCAGATCAACACCTAACAGATGATTTTGTGAAGCACTCTGGATCACCCGACCATAATCATCGTAATAACTGATGCTCCAAAGTGGTAAAGTTCCATTATCCTGATAGACCTTGGTACCTGTCGCTAAGCCCCTGAGTTTCGTACTTTTTGTAATCCCTACAGCTGCCAACTTAGTTGTGTCTCCTCCTTCAAACAGGTAATCATCGTAATAGTTAACCGTTAATGGAGTCATCTGAGCCGCTACTTTTGGAAAGGCGTTGTTCGTATATTTCGTGTATTTAACGGTACCCACTAACTTCGTCTGTATGCTTCGCTCTTCCCAATAAACAACGACCGAATCAGCAGACTTCTGAGCAGCAGCTTGGTTCACATAGTTTCTTTTATATATACCTGTAATGACGACCCTACCCAAAGCATCATATTTAGTATAGCTCCATTCTTTAACTGGCTTTCCGCGTTGTACAGAATCTTGGGTCAGAATAACCTGATCACTGCCATTGTATACTAACCACTCCCAACCCTTACCTGGAACTTTCTTCTCTATCAATCTTTGCTTTGCATCGTACCGGTACGCATAGATTAGTTCCTTGAAATCAGCATCATTATCAGTAACAGTCCCTGTCGTATATCCAGGTGGAATAACATACCTTAGATTTCCAAAGTCATCGTAGACATAATAAGTCTCTAACTTTTTGACATCTGTTTCCCAGATACGTTTTAGTATAATATGACCTTCAAAGTCCTTAAATTCTTCAACGGTTCCTTGTTTACCAGTAGTTTTCACCCAATTCTCATCCTTGCTAACCTTTTTATAAAGTTTGTTTGCAGCATAAAATGTGGAAGTTGCTCCATTATTGGTCGGCTTCATACTCCATAGCTTTATATCACTGGCGACATTGGTACCATATTCTGTAACAGTCGTATGACCTGTGGTTGAAGCAGTTGTTACGGTTTCACGATTGGCAGCAGGTTGCCAGGCCAGACCAGGGGCGCCCTGTTGTTGCACACGGTTCAACGGACTGCTTTCAAAAACTGTAACAGAGAAAGGTGTAGTCATCTTCTTGATATGTGCATCCCATGTATTGGTCGTTGCGTAATAAGCCACTTGATCAGCTGCGGAAGTGGTTTTAAAGCTCCCATCCTTTGCCATATTTTTTACATAGGGAAGA encodes the following:
- a CDS encoding restriction endonuclease, encoding MYHLHSLGWYGFQQLCNSIIREVLGQTAHIFSPSNDEGKDGSFRGKWSPSENENYTGAFIIQCKFSSIPDSKCGTAVFKEEIQKVEKLVQKGECDLYIIMTNSKLSGQTEGKLKKAFKDKGVKEVLIFGTEWITQQITENARLRKLVPRVYGLGDLSQILDERVYEQGKAYLDTLKFELEKVVITGAYKKSVKAIEEQNFVLLIGEAATGKSTIASLLAMGALDHWKASTFMVGRAEKVVEHWNPHDPNQFFWIDDAFGKTRYEAPLCHEWNMWLPQISAMLMKGAKIVMTSRDYIYNLAKKDLKKNMFPLFNESQVVIDVKDLKLEEKKQMLYNHMKMGKQPIAYKSAIKPFLDSVSEMNMFIPETARRLSDPYFTKKLNLGSQSIVKFVSTQEGFLLDVIEGLDRNSIAALALIYINNDNLSSPLDLNEEDLHTIKQLGADEHGCKQALTAMDGSMVHKAYISDEVIWKYKHPTIGDAFAKYIVKDLELLKIFIIGSRVDKMLSQITCGDIKLKGATIVPRSLFPNIIQKLMNYKKSEDFKSESHANFYAKDRLLVFLSNRCSKQFLELYIRENPKIFDVINLAKHNYSYNPELDLAIKLFEYGLLPDINRQLVAQELLRTAFTGKKLDILGSGKGHQLLTEKEKTELEAGVKEVLIPNLTALLLEAKKEFKDGEDAEYHMSELKDKLWLLENYYEETMPEIGMLVQSQMEEIDAWIEDNKIEESDEKENSLYENESELKDGILGTKDVSIFEDVDL
- a CDS encoding helix-turn-helix domain-containing protein, producing the protein MIKKKKHSFAFKLHCVRQMSEQYRSAKSLSEEYGITNSLFKDWLSVYQHQGVPGLLSRKGKRVFSSQFKLSVLTAIHKDYNPVLSPA
- a CDS encoding DUF6443 domain-containing protein, with the translated sequence MMKRLMKILFLFPLLVQICHVYGQVDTLEADKKIQNMSMGMQAFAASSSIQALSATVKPAISYGSAQTFTPNQQIDWSPTNSGGAAEFVVTVEQTLTNYYNPLNTFMGSDGSLYIANAGYHSIMKRTAAGTETVFAGGNSTAWDYVDGTGTAARFRHPSTVAMDAGGNLFVTDQQNHRIRKITPAGVVSTFAGSGTAGATNGTGTAASFNNPMGLAFDASGNLYVADGMNHLIRKITAAGVVSTYAGTGTLGLQDGALLSAQFNSPMGLAFDTNGDLYIADRQNHALRKIVGGIVSTIAGNGTSGNVDGQGSAARFYALNNLVVKGGNIYVVDMNNNALRYVSPTGAVITISTSGMLSNPFGISTTLDGKYYITENLANQIKKVAVKAAYSISPALPAGLIFDASTGKISGKIATLTASQSYTVTALNGIGSSTATVSFSIANPPVSGFSASTDQNYVVERTIRKAGLKTVAAVIGRTVDSVNVSIQYFDGLGRSLQSIQWQGSPLKNDIVQYSEYDAFGRESKKYLPYVKNMAKDGSFKTTSAADQVAYYATTNTWDAHIKKMTTPFSVTVFESSPLNRVQQQGAPGLAWQPAANRETVTTASTTGHTTVTEYGTNVASDIKLWSMKPTNNGATSTFYAANKLYKKVSKDENWVKTTGKQGTVEEFKDFEGHIILKRIWETDVKKLETYYVYDDFGNLRYVIPPGYTTGTVTDNDADFKELIYAYRYDAKQRLIEKKVPGKGWEWLVYNGSDQVILTQDSVQRGKPVKEWSYTKYDALGRVVITGIYKRNYVNQAAAQKSADSVVVYWEERSIQTKLVGTVKYTKYTNNAFPKVAAQMTPLTVNYYDDYLFEGGDTTKLAAVGITKSTKLRGLATGTKVYQDNGTLPLWSISYYDDYGRVIQSASQNHLLGVDLVTNTYSFTGELLTTKREHKPVTGTATTVLTTNIYDHVGRLLTTKKKVNAQAEIIQSKLAYNEIGQLKSKDIHSENNGTNFLTNMAYSYNERGWGTKTSSPQFTYELNYNVNSAGSTVLPNAQYNGNIAQQLWGHAATTSSIFTYTYDGLNRLKNGTSTGTIMSEALTYDDMGNIRTLTRNIDNTTTTSTTTYTYNNANKSNRLLSLTGGLTGTFTYDGNGNATKDRTGMAFIYNQLNLPKSATITGRTVTYLYDAEGNKLKKTAVVGAVTTEQDYVNGIEYSKLGAATSTIDRIATEEGFLLNGTGTYSYYYNLTDNLGNVRSVIKQAGTPTVPVVAVVQKQDYYPFGKTKPIATSINNKYLYNGKEMQDDLSLGTHTLGSSYVFEGQLDYGARFYDAEIGRWNVVDPNAALYGSHSPYAYGFNNPVMVIDPNGKDGIVTGTGTLDDPFRIKANYYYYDLEEDQVAALNKAIAEYNNGGNAHTFKDKDGTTYFSVFELKSIKVDAQDAGTAHDFAYKDKVEVDGKEYQYGNVISNGQSSGKDIGNATSTTVKINREKVENLLTTNPGGDKMKLMTGTFVHEIGHNLGASHGDPGSIMSQLDIKEIGKASSSGEVGTGTYNYKYPTVNSSGIRAIMGRVGNPNSLESMYLTPKEVRNIIKNTDSGAPGAIYKAR